The DNA window CTGGCGCAGCTGCGCCACCTCGCCACGCGGCTGGTGCGCGGCTGGACCCACCTGGAGCGTCAGCGCGGCGGTGCCATCGGCCTGCGCGGCCCAGGTGAAACCCAGCTCGAAACCGACCGCCGGCTGCTGCAGAAGCGCGTGGAGCAGCTGCAGAAGCGGCTGGAAAAAGTGGAAGTGCAGCGCACCCAGATGCGCCGTGCGCGCGTGCGCAGCGAGCTGCCGCGCGTGGCCCTGGTTGGCTATACCAATGCCGGCAAGTCGACCCTGTTCAACGCGTTGACCGGTGCCGAGGCTTACGCGGCCGACCAGCTGTTTGCCACCCTGGACCCGACCGTGCGGCGTATCGCCATTCCCGGCGGCAATGTGGTGCTGGCCGACACCGTCGGTTTCGTCCGCGACCTGCCGCACGAACTGGTGGCGGCGTTCCGCTCCACGCTGTCCGAAGCGCGTGAGGCCGACTTCCTGCTGCATGTGGTGGATGCCGCCGACCCGCATCGCGAAGAGCGCATTGCCCAGGTCGACGAGGTGCTGGCTGCGGTCGGTGCGGGCGATCTGCCGCAGCTGCTGGTGTTCAACAAGATCGACCGCATCGACGGGGCCGAGCCGCGCCACGACGGCCAGGACGGCATTCCCGATCCGTCGCGCCGCGAACGGGTGTGGATGTCGGCCCGCGACGGCACTGGTCTCGAACTGCTGCAGAGCGTGCTCGGCAAGCGGCTGGGCCTGCAGCACATCACCGGTCAGCTGCGCCTGCCGCCCAGCGCCGGCCGTCTGCGTTCGCGCCTGCATCAGCTGGAAGTGGTGCGCGGTGAGCAGGTGGACGAGGAGGGCTGGCTGTTGGACGTCGACCTGCCGATCGCCGAAGCCGAGAAGCTCGCCGCCAGCGCCGATGGCGCACCGATCAAGGCCATGCTGCCCGAGAAGCTGCCCGAATGGTGATGTCGTGACCGTCCCCACCGACTCTGATCTGGCTGATCTGGCACGCGCCACCGGCGAGCGCCTGCAGCAGGCCAACCTGCAGCTGGTCACCGCTGAAAGCTGCAGTGGTGGCTGGATCGCCAAGGCCATGACCGACATCGCCGGTTCTTCCGCGTTCTTCGACTGCGGCATGGTGGTCTACAGCTACGAGGCCAAGCAGCGTCTGCTTGGCGTGCGCGCGCAGACTCTGGAGCAGTTCGGTGCGGTCAGTCGCGAAACCGTGATGGAGATGGTGTCCGGCGCGCTGGTCAATTCCGGTGCCGGCGTCGCCGTGGCCGTTACCGGCATCGCCGGGCCCGGCGGCGGCAGTGCCGACAAGCCGGTCGGCAGTGTCTGGATCGCGTGGAAGCAGCGCGGCGGCTACGCCCGCGCGCAGCTGTTCCAGTTCGACGGCGACCGTGATGCCATTCGCCGACAGACCGTACAGCAGGCGCTTACCGGAATCTTCGCGCCGGTGTGACATGCTGGGCGGGTGTAGGCAACGGAGCGCGTGGCGATGTGGGAAACACTGG is part of the Stenotrophomonas oahuensis genome and encodes:
- a CDS encoding CinA family protein codes for the protein MTVPTDSDLADLARATGERLQQANLQLVTAESCSGGWIAKAMTDIAGSSAFFDCGMVVYSYEAKQRLLGVRAQTLEQFGAVSRETVMEMVSGALVNSGAGVAVAVTGIAGPGGGSADKPVGSVWIAWKQRGGYARAQLFQFDGDRDAIRRQTVQQALTGIFAPV
- the hflX gene encoding ribosome rescue GTPase HflX; the encoded protein is MFDRSKRGEHALLIQPHAGKLEEDVLEEFTDLARSAGASIAATLTARIDRPNPSILIGSGKLDEVKAAAEATGADLILVNHALSPVQERNLERFLERRVIDRTGLILDIFAQRAHSHEGKLQVELAQLRHLATRLVRGWTHLERQRGGAIGLRGPGETQLETDRRLLQKRVEQLQKRLEKVEVQRTQMRRARVRSELPRVALVGYTNAGKSTLFNALTGAEAYAADQLFATLDPTVRRIAIPGGNVVLADTVGFVRDLPHELVAAFRSTLSEAREADFLLHVVDAADPHREERIAQVDEVLAAVGAGDLPQLLVFNKIDRIDGAEPRHDGQDGIPDPSRRERVWMSARDGTGLELLQSVLGKRLGLQHITGQLRLPPSAGRLRSRLHQLEVVRGEQVDEEGWLLDVDLPIAEAEKLAASADGAPIKAMLPEKLPEW